In Myxococcus stipitatus, the following are encoded in one genomic region:
- a CDS encoding M16 family metallopeptidase has protein sequence MLFQSHAWLPPRRGRLTALVVLFASFLGACTTLPQRGQVVMRDVSFPLRDFRMPSGLRVVVEQDARAPMVAMVAVVGTGGSSDPVGQEGMAHLVEHLAFRSRHEGRASVWTRMEDLGAGYVNAITSLDHTAYQTVAPKESLAALVKLEGLRLSSPLAGVSPEVFAVEREVVRNELRESSEAAFTKDEANVRSEATYSAEPSYWRPVNGTNASLTSITLADAQRFARHQYRPDNITIVIAGDLDLADVEGVLMDNLPREWVRAGAPLTLEPRLPSAPSLLEPETVPRPASLMLLEHESTVNFPELIISWVLPRSFDESSAIQDFVRMNLAQSLWGAERTDPDIAEISTRMVSGTRASMLVVRVALFQADYPRRTAERVLDRVYSTWAQMVQGGGVLAQESDFQALRRSVVTGMVLESEDLLARTTRRAELTHFMLDARAYSRMQKALMTLDGGKLTDFAYKWLQRSSAHVVLVRPGGSSSAMAAAPAVLPELSSETPTGHITPSMLTALSSPVRELTLDNGMEVLLVPRPGLPVVRVGGVLEGGATYGAKPGVAEMARMGAFRESWFAGEPSHWGLHLSGDMRRDHLRFEVAGTSGNIGNMLALLAEQLSSTRTSHGQVTYLQEQVVPWRKVVDAEPRERATRELMRALYGDHVYGYVVTGEDMEKVSSGDVERWIADVYRPANTVVVISGEFDVQTVEPLVREFLGGWKRGPATAVSVPAAPPLPAAAPFSPLSVSRPGASQSRLQVACRLPTATPEAEARYALMAELLSMRTFDQVRSKQGASYGFSARAWVGRGGASHLLVEGVVDSQRLVESAKEVQAAFTTLAHKIDRAELERARSRLLARQAMKYISSAAWVEGLLAARVRGFSPESLARRPAYLQAVPADALEGEFQGCLQRWVVGVVADEGQVRAAFRALSAP, from the coding sequence ATGCTCTTTCAGTCACATGCCTGGCTTCCTCCGCGGCGCGGGAGGTTGACGGCCCTGGTTGTCCTGTTCGCCTCCTTCCTGGGGGCGTGCACCACCTTGCCCCAGCGTGGGCAGGTGGTGATGCGCGACGTGTCCTTCCCCCTGCGGGACTTCCGTATGCCGTCGGGCTTGCGCGTGGTGGTGGAGCAGGACGCGCGCGCGCCCATGGTGGCGATGGTCGCCGTGGTGGGCACGGGCGGCTCGAGCGACCCGGTGGGGCAGGAGGGGATGGCGCATCTGGTGGAGCACCTGGCCTTCCGCTCCCGCCACGAGGGGCGCGCGTCGGTGTGGACGCGCATGGAGGACCTGGGCGCAGGCTACGTCAACGCCATCACGAGCCTGGACCACACCGCGTACCAGACGGTGGCGCCCAAGGAGTCGCTGGCCGCGCTGGTGAAGCTGGAAGGTCTGCGCCTGTCCTCGCCGCTCGCGGGTGTCTCACCGGAGGTCTTCGCGGTGGAGCGCGAGGTGGTCCGCAACGAGCTGCGCGAGAGCAGCGAGGCGGCCTTCACGAAGGATGAAGCCAACGTGAGGAGCGAGGCCACCTACTCCGCGGAGCCGTCGTATTGGCGGCCCGTCAACGGCACGAATGCGTCGCTGACGTCCATCACGCTCGCGGATGCGCAGCGCTTCGCGCGTCACCAGTACCGTCCGGACAACATCACCATCGTCATCGCGGGAGACCTGGACCTGGCCGACGTGGAGGGCGTGTTGATGGACAACCTGCCCCGCGAGTGGGTGCGCGCGGGGGCGCCCCTGACGTTGGAGCCGCGCCTGCCGTCCGCGCCGAGCCTGCTGGAGCCGGAGACGGTGCCGCGACCCGCCTCGCTCATGCTCCTGGAGCACGAGTCCACGGTGAACTTTCCGGAGCTCATCATCTCCTGGGTGCTGCCCCGCTCGTTCGACGAGTCCAGCGCCATCCAAGACTTCGTGCGGATGAACCTGGCGCAGAGCCTGTGGGGGGCGGAGCGCACGGACCCGGACATCGCGGAGATCTCCACGCGGATGGTGTCCGGGACGCGGGCCTCCATGCTGGTGGTCCGGGTGGCGCTGTTCCAGGCCGACTATCCTCGGAGGACCGCGGAGCGGGTGTTGGACCGGGTCTATTCGACGTGGGCTCAAATGGTCCAGGGAGGGGGCGTGCTGGCGCAGGAGTCCGACTTCCAGGCCCTGCGGCGCAGCGTCGTGACGGGCATGGTGCTGGAGTCCGAGGACCTCCTGGCGCGCACCACCCGGCGCGCGGAGTTGACGCACTTCATGCTGGATGCCCGGGCCTATTCGCGCATGCAGAAGGCGCTGATGACCCTGGATGGCGGCAAGCTGACGGACTTCGCGTACAAGTGGCTCCAGCGCTCGAGCGCACATGTCGTCCTGGTGCGTCCCGGTGGCAGCAGTAGTGCGATGGCGGCGGCGCCCGCGGTGTTGCCCGAGCTCTCCTCCGAGACGCCCACCGGACACATCACCCCGTCGATGTTGACGGCGTTGTCCTCACCCGTCCGCGAGTTGACGCTCGACAATGGGATGGAGGTGTTGCTCGTGCCCCGGCCCGGTCTGCCGGTGGTTCGGGTCGGCGGGGTGTTGGAGGGCGGCGCCACGTATGGCGCCAAGCCGGGCGTGGCGGAGATGGCCCGCATGGGGGCGTTCCGGGAGTCCTGGTTCGCGGGAGAGCCGAGCCACTGGGGATTGCATCTGAGTGGCGACATGCGCCGGGACCACCTGCGCTTCGAGGTGGCGGGGACCTCCGGCAACATCGGCAACATGCTGGCGCTGCTGGCCGAGCAGCTCTCCTCCACGCGCACGTCGCATGGGCAGGTGACGTACCTCCAGGAGCAGGTGGTGCCGTGGCGCAAGGTGGTGGACGCGGAGCCACGGGAGCGGGCGACGCGCGAGCTGATGCGAGCCCTCTACGGGGACCACGTCTACGGGTACGTCGTGACGGGCGAGGACATGGAGAAGGTGTCGTCCGGGGACGTCGAGCGCTGGATTGCGGACGTGTACCGCCCGGCCAACACCGTGGTGGTCATCTCCGGTGAGTTCGACGTGCAGACGGTGGAGCCGCTGGTGCGCGAGTTCCTGGGCGGCTGGAAGCGCGGCCCGGCGACGGCGGTGAGTGTGCCCGCCGCGCCCCCGCTCCCCGCTGCCGCTCCGTTCTCTCCGCTGTCCGTCTCCCGTCCCGGCGCGAGCCAGAGCCGCCTCCAGGTCGCGTGTCGCTTGCCCACGGCCACGCCCGAGGCGGAGGCGCGCTATGCGCTGATGGCGGAGCTGCTGTCGATGCGGACCTTCGACCAGGTGCGCTCGAAGCAGGGCGCCTCATATGGCTTCAGCGCGCGGGCCTGGGTGGGGCGCGGCGGCGCGTCCCACCTGCTGGTGGAGGGCGTGGTGGATTCCCAGCGACTGGTGGAGAGCGCCAAGGAGGTCCAGGCCGCGTTCACCACCCTGGCCCACAAGATTGACCGGGCGGAGTTGGAGCGGGCCCGCTCACGGCTGCTCGCGAGACAGGCGATGAAATACATCTCCTCGGCGGCGTGGGTGGAGGGGCTCCTGGCGGCCCGGGTGCGAGGCTTCTCCCCCGAGTCGCTCGCGCGGCGTCCGGCCTATCTCCAGGCGGTGCCGGCGGATGCGCTCGAAGGTGAGTTCCAGGGGTGTCTGCAGCGGTGGGTGGTGGGAGTGGTCGCCGACGAGGGACAGGTCCGCGCGGCGTTTCGAGCCCTCTCTGCTCCCTAG